One Brassica oleracea var. oleracea cultivar TO1000 chromosome C7, BOL, whole genome shotgun sequence genomic window carries:
- the LOC106302537 gene encoding uncharacterized protein LOC106302537, which yields MSKEIAIRTGVASPPLLFRQVSPGPRDSTLQFRLLHFWDARKNVKGGPGILFGIEMLMIDTEGTLAQGFIGQNRRNQYEKELHRGSIYTLTNYYASNRKVMYHVADQRLVICISHASAMSKDEEDIDDILRERFRVRSFSEFEANCDLRGDLHDVVGHLKLVDGQALHQRPVLCTNDDSASRKVMVHLQLKDGPVMNVFLWDEAAESFRLKFDGSAATPTVLLVTTVNPKRLGGNLSHSKYEFLITHRQESNRVDRCLCSGNGYFDYK from the exons ATGTCGAAAGAGATCGCAATCCGCACCGGCGTAGCTTCTCCTCCCCTTCTCTTCCGACAAGTTTCACCCGGACCCAGAGATTCCACCCTGCAGTTTCGGCTTCTTCATTTCTGGGATGCTCGCAAGAATGTCAAAGGAGGACCAGGGATCCTTTTTGGGATCGAGATGCTGATGATCGATACGGAG GGTACTTTGGCTCAGGGGTTCATCGGTCAGAACCGTCGCAACCAGTACGAGAAGGAGCTCCATCGTGGGAGCATCTACACGCTGACAAACTACTATGCATCCAACAGAAAGGTGATGTACCATGTTGCTGATCAGAGGCTGGTAATTTGCATCTCACACGCTTCTGCCATGTCGAAGGATGAAGAAGACATTGATGACATTTTGAGAGAGCGCTTCAGGGTCCGGTCGTTTTCTGAATTTGAAGCGAACTGCGATCTCAGAGGCGATCTTCACG ATGTTGTTGGCCACCTTAAGCTGGTTGATGGCCAGGCTCTCCATCAGCGTCCGGTTTTGTGCACTAATGATGACTCAGCTTCTCGGAAAGTGATGGTCCATTTGCAGCTTAAAGA CGGTCCAGTGATGAACGTCTTTTTATGGGACGAGGCCGCTGAAAGTTTCCGCCTCAAGTTTGACGGAAGTGCAGCCACTCCAACTGTTCTATTGGTCACAACGGTCAATCCTAAGAGGCTCGGTGGTAATCTCTCACACTCAAAATACGAATTCCTCATCA CTCACAGGCAGGAAAGCAACAGAGTTGATCGATGCTTATGTTCAGGTAATGGTTATTTTGATTATAAATGA
- the LOC106301323 gene encoding enoyl-[acyl-carrier-protein] reductase [NADH], chloroplastic → MAATAASSLQFATIRPSISSKVVKAGTYIVGANPRNASWDKLACTRHLSKHGCLRNNSSLPTSKKSFSFSTKAMSESSENKASSGLPIDLRGKRAFIAGIADDNGYGWAIAKSLAAAGAEILVGTWVPALNIFETSLRRGKFDQSRVLPDGSLMEIKKVYPLDAVFDSPEDVPEDVKANKRYAGSSNWTVQEAAECVRKDFGTIDILVHSLANGPEVSKPLLETSRKGYLAAISASSYSFVSLLRHFLPIMNPGGASISLTYIASERIIPGYGGGMSSAKAALESDTRVLAFEAGRKQKIRVNTISAGPLGSRAAKAIGFIDTMIEYSYNNAPVQKTLTADEVGNAAAFLVSPLASAITGATIYVDNGLNSMGVAIDSPVFKDLK, encoded by the exons ATGGCGGCGACAGCAGCTTCAAGCTTGCAATTTGCTACAATAAGGCCAAGCATCTCTAGCAAAGTTGTTAAAGCAGGGACCTACATTGTCGGTGCCAATCCCAGGAACGCATCATGGGACAAACTTGCCTGCACTCGCCATCTATCGAAACACGGATGTTTGAGAAACAACAGTTCTCTTCCAACTTCTAAAAAGAGTTTTTCCTTTTCAACAAAGGCCATGTCTGAATCCAGCGAGAACAAGGCTTCTTCTGGACTTCCTATTGATTTGAGAG GGAAAAGGGCTTTCATTGCTGGTATAGCTGATGATAATGGATATGGTTGGGCCATAGCCAAATCTCTTGCTGCTGCTGGTGCTGAAATATTGGTTGGGACATGGGTTCCT GCACTTAACATTTTCGAGACGAGCCTGAGACGTGGAAAATTTGACCAGTCACGCGT GCTGCCTGACGGGTCATTGATGGAGATTAAAAAGGTTTATCCTTTGGATGCTGTGTTTGACAGTCCTGAAGATGTGCCTGAAGAT GTGAAAGCGAATAAGCGATATGCTGGATCATCAAACTGGACAGTACAG GAAGCTGCTGAATGTGTTAGAAAAGATTTTGGAACCATTGACATTCTTGTCCACTCACTTGCAAATGGGCCCGAG GTTAGCAAACCTCTTCTGGAGACATCAAGAAAAGGCTACCTCGCTGCTATCTCTGCTTCGAGTTACTCTTTTGTTTCCCTCCTCAGGCATTTCCTGCCAATTATGAACCCAG GAGGTGCTTCTATATCTCTTACTTACATTGCTTCTGAAAGGATCATTCCTGG GTATGGTGGGGGTATGAGTTCTGCCAAAGCCGCACTAGAGAGTGATACACGGGTGCTTGCATTTGAAGCTGGAAGGAAACAAAAAATTAGGGTCAACACCATCTCTGCAG GTCCTTTGGGAAGCCGAGCAGCGAAAGCAATTGGCTTCATAGACACCATGATTGAGTATTCATACAATAATGCGCCTGTTCAGAAAACATTGACCGCAG ATGAAGTTGGGAATGCAGCAGCCTTCTTGGTATCTCCATTGGCCTCTGCCATAACCGGTGCAACCATCTATGTTGACAATGGCTTGAATTCAATGGGTGTTGCCATCGACAGTCCAGTTTTCAAAGACCTCAAATAG